A portion of the Megalobrama amblycephala isolate DHTTF-2021 linkage group LG23, ASM1881202v1, whole genome shotgun sequence genome contains these proteins:
- the mgarpa gene encoding protein MGARP isoform X3 — MSVFSSPHVHSSPPSICTFTVIHCASIGLARCFPPVVVWTMFACRAAWQRCGPLARQSLNRAHIYRDVVPRRLMSSVPGGSGENLFYAVLCGGAFAGSLAYAYKTVATDKARFDDRVSEISARPKSEWKPKPWPPKSGENGDE; from the exons ATGAGCGTTTTCTCCTCCCCTCATGTTCACTCCTCCCCCCCAAGTATCTGCACTTTCACAGTCATTCATTGCGCCTCCATTGGACTCGCACGCTGCTTTCCTCCCGTGGTAGTTTGGACGATGTTTGCGTGCAGAGCAGCCTGGCAGAGGTGTGGGCCTCTGGCGCGACAGTCCCTGAACCGCGCACACATCTATAGGGATG TAGTTCCACGGAGGCTCATGTCATCGGTCCCTGGCGGCTCCGGCGAGAATTTGTTTTACGCCGTCCTCTGCGGTGGAGCCTTCGCAGGTTCCTTGGCATAT GCTTACAAAACAGTTGCAACAGACAAAGCACGTTTTGATGACCGTGTTTCTGAAATTAGTGCTCGTCCCAAGTCTGAGTGGAAACCCAAACCATGGCCACCCAAGA GTGGGGAGAATGGCGAtg AGTAA